The genomic segment TCGAGCCGGCCAATCCCCAACCTGCGGACGAGTGCCGCAGGATCCTCCAGCGGCTGTTCGTCGACGATCAACGCTCGAACCATCTGGCCGATCCGATCGTTCCGTTCACCGACCACAGCACCCAGCTCAGGGCGCATGCCGGGGGGAAGGCCGGCCAACGCCTTCTGGAGTAGATCGTATGCGTCGCGATGCTCCTCTCCACCGAAGAGTTCCCGGTCGATTTCGAGTCCCTCGAGTCCGGGATGGTTCACGGCAAGAGCCCGAAGGAGTTGACGTTCCGCCTTTTCGATTCCGGACCGGCGAGCGGGTGGACGTTCCTTCACCGGTTTGCTCCGACCGCCGGCGAAAGCCTCCTCGACGGCCGAGAGGACCGGTGCAAACTCGGAGCCGGCCTTCCTCGCGAGAAAGCGGGCGTACTCGCGACGCACCAGTGAGTCGGGCTGTCGGGCGAGCAAGCCCACGATCGATCGGATCGCCCGTGCCCGTGCTTCCGGTTCATCCAGGTTGTACCCGGACAGTTCCCTTTCGATCCGAAACTGCAGCAGAGGCCTCGACTGCTCGATCGCCTCCCGCAGCTCGTCGACTCGCCCGTCCTGCACCATATCGGCAGGATCTCTTCCCTCGGGCATGATCGCGACGCGCACGTCGAGATCCAGCTGCACGGGGGTGCGCAGCTCGTCTCCGCGGATCGCGGCTCCGACACCCGCTTGATCGGCATCGAACGCGAGCACGACCCGGTCGGCGAAGCGGCGTAACACATCGAAGTGATCCTCACCGAGCGCCGTGCCACATGTTGCCACGGCCTGAGGGATCCCGGCCTGATGCATGCCCATCACGTCGGTGTATCCCTCGACGATTACCGAGAACCCGGAACGGCTGATGTCCCCCTTCGCCCAGTTGAGACCGTAGAGCAGCCTCGCCTTCCGATAGATCCGGGTCTCAGGGCTGTTCAGGTATTTCGGCCCCGTGCCTTCGAGGAGACGAGCTCCGAATCCGACCGGGTCGCCACGAAGATCGAAGATCGGGAACATCACCCGGTTCCGAAACCAGTCCCTGAGCCGTCCCTTGCTCGTCCGGGCTGCAAGGCCGGCGCCCACCATCACCTTCTCCGACACCTTGCGGTCGCGAAGGTGATCGATCAGGGCGCTCCATTGCTCCGGCGCATAGCCGATCTGGAACCGATCGATCACGTCACCGTCGTAGCCCCGGCCGCGAAGGTAGGCACGCGCCCGGCCTGCATCGACACCGCTTCGGAGACGCTCGTTGTAGAACGAAACGGCGATCCGAACGGCGTCGACCAGGGCCTCCCTCTCCCCTTTTCGACGTGCGGCCTGCGGATCACGATGCAGCGTGATACCGGCCTGTGCAGCCAGGTACTCGACTGCCTCGCTGAAGTCCAGACCCTGTGTCTCCTGCACGAACCGAAAGATGTCTCCGCCGGCGCCACAGCCAAAACAGTGATAGAGCCCTTGGGCGACGTCGATGGACAGCGACGGTGTCTTCTCCTGGTGAAACGGGCAGATCGCCTTGTAACTGCGACCGGTTCTCTTGACGGTGGTGACCGCTTCGAGCAGATCCACGATATTGACCGAGGATCTGACACGCTCGATGTCGGTACGCTGATAGGCCATCACGGCGAGTGTAAACCGGTGCCGTGCCGACGGGAACAGCGACGAACGCCCTCGACTCCGTACAATCGCCGGCATGCGCATCGCGTTTCTCAACCCGCAAGGGGATTTCGATCCACAGGATCGATACTGGACCCAGCACCCTGACTTCGGTGGCCAGTTGGCAGACGTGAAGCAGGTGACGAACGCGCTCGCCGCCCAAGGACATGACCTCGACATCCTTACTCGACGCATCGTCGATCCTCGGGTGGCCCAGCTTCGAAGGCGAGCAGGACGCCTACCCCCGGTGGCGCCCGGATCGTGCGACCCCACGGCGCAGGACCGAACGACCGGTTCGTGCGTAAAGAGGACCTTTGGTCTCTGCTCGGCTCGGACTGGGTACCCAGCATCCTCGCCTTCTGTGGTGTGGACCTCCCCGACGTGTTCGCGGCGCACTGTGGCGACGGGATCAGCTCCGTACACGTCCGCTCGAACACGGGGATTCCGTACACGTTCACGGCCCATTCGCTCGGAGCACAAGAACGCGACGGCCTGCTCGCCGCCGGCGAATCCGTCAACGAAGACTGCGACCACTTCGCACGGCACCTCGAGGCCGAGCGCGTCGCCATGAACGACGCCCGCGTCGTGATCACGTCGAACGACCAGGAACGATCTCTCCAATACGGTCATCCCGCTTACGACGGGGCCATCGACCCGAGCGACGACCGGCGTTTCGCCGTCGTGCCGCCGGGGGTCGACCAATCTGTGTTCTGCCCGGGGTCCGTCGACGAAACCGCTTCTCGACGGATTCGTGCTTTCCCGGAAAGAGATCCCGAAGCCTCTCGGACCGAACTCCCTGCCGTCGTTTCGTCGAGCAGGCTCGACCCGAAGAAGAATCATCGCGTTCTCGTCGATGCATTCGGTCACAATCGAGAGCTTCGATCTCATGCAAATCCGCTATTCATCGCGGGGGCGATCAAGGATCCGCTGCGCGACGACGGCTCCGCCTCGCCCGCCGGCCGCCCAGCGCGTCCTCCCCGACTTGCGTGAAGCGATCGCCTCCTACCGCCTCGGCGGAATCGTCTCGGGTTTCGCCATCAACGGCCGGCTCTCTCTCGCCACCGCGTACCGACTCTTCACCGCCCGAAAGTCGGTCTTCGCTCTCACGGCACTGTACGAGCCGTTCGGACTCGCGCCCCTCGAGGCAGCGTCGACCGGGCTCCCTGTCGTCGTGACTCGCAACGGTGGGCCCGTCGAGAGTTTGCGTGACGAACACACGCAGTATGGGATCTTGGTCGACCCGTCCGATCCCGACGACGTTGCGAGCGGTCTCCTCAGGGCACTCGACCAGCGGCACCACTTCGCCCGAGCGGGCCCTCGCGCATCCATCCGGTCCCACGGAGCCCAACCTGGCATGGTGCGGTCTCAGGAGCTGACGATCCTACGCTTCCGCTCGGTGAACAGATCCGCTACGCCGACGGCGAAGAGCGGGAGAAGCGGCCCCGCGAGCAAGCCCGCCTCTGTAACGGTTCTCAAGAGCACGAACACATAGGCCGTCACGACTCCGACGGAGATCCAACGTCCGAGCCGCGAGTGCCGCTCGGGGTCGAATCGCAGCGCGATGACACCCCCGGCCCCGTAGCCTGCCACCATTCCGGTCACCACATCACGGGCCACCGCCAGTACCGGAACGGCAACGACGATAGAGAGCAGCATCGCGACGACCGTGGCGGCCGCCGGACTCGGATGTTTCGAGCCGAAGGCCAGCACGAGGAACGCAAAGGGGACGGCCGCCAATCCGAGCGCCAGCAACCCGCCCGACTGTGTCTGGCCGTCGACCTTGCCGGAGAGGAACGCGAGCAGCATGGCCGCCGAGCTTCCGGCGGCGATCACCGTGGCGAACGTCAGCGCCAACCATGTGCGTCGAGCAGTGATCGGCTCGTCGGTCAACGATCAGCCTTTGACGGAGCCGGCGGTCAGGCCACGGACGAAGTACCGCTGCAGTGAGAAGAACACCGTCAGCGGGAGGATCATCGTGATGAACGCGCCCGAAGTCAGCAACTCCCACGCTTCACCGCGGGTGCCGTTCAACTCGGCCAGCGCCTGGGTGATCACCCGTACGTCCTGAGTGCCACCCAGGAAGACGAGGGCTACCAGGAAGTCGTTCCACACCCAGAGAAACTGGAAGATCGCAAACGACGCCAGGGCAGGCACCGACAGCGGAATGATCAGTCGCCAGAAGATCGTGAAGTGGTTCGCCCCGTCGATCTTGGCCGACTCGATCGTCGAAGACGGCAGCGAGCCGATGTAGTTCCGCAAGAGATACACCGCGAGGGGAAGCCCGAAGCCGGTGTGGGCGAGCCACACCGCCATATAGGTTCCGGTCAAACGCAGGTTCGGAAAGATCGTCACCCCCATGAAATGCCCACCGCGTGAGTACAGGCTGAGGATCGGGATCAGTGCCATCTGCAGCGGAACGACCATCAGACCGACCACCGCCACGAACAGCCACTGGCGGCCCTTGAAATCCATCCAGGCGAACGCGTACGCAGCGAACGCTGCGATCGTGATCGGAATCACCGTCGCCGGAATCGACACGGCCAGGCTGTTCAGGAAAGCGTTCCCGAAGCCCTCTGAGGCGAGAACGTCCTTGTAGTTCGCAAGGGTCCACTGGGCCTTGTCGAACAGGTGCGGCAGGACCGTCCACCATCCTGACGTCCGAACCAGATTCGGGTTGCGGAACGAGCTGATGAGCAGCCCGACCGTCGGTATCATCCACAGCAGCGTGATGATGATGATCGTCAGCTTGCTGGGCATGCGTTCGAAGAGTCGCCGGAAGAACCCGGGCGTACGGTTGAGGCGGGCCGTTGCCGTCGTCATCGGATCGCCTCCTCCGCCTTGAAGCGCTTCACGTTGAGCACCATGATCGGGATGACCGCCACGAAGAGCACGACCGCGATCGCGGCACCTTTGCCGTTGTCTCCGAACTTGAAGAACCAGCGGAGCATCCGCTCCGCGATCACCTCCGTGCCGTTCTGACCGTTCGTCATCACCCAGATGATGTCGAAGATCTTCATCGCATTGATGAACATCGTCGTGGTGACCACCACAATCGTCGACATGATCGATGGAACGATCACCCGCCAGAACACCTGGAACTCTCTCGCACCGTCGATGCGGGCAGCCTCGAGGATCTCATCGGGCACGGCCTTGATCCCCGCCGAGAGGATCACCATGGCAAACCCTGTCTGGAGCCACACCATGACCACCATGAGCAGGAGGTTGTTCCATGGCTGTTCCTGGAGCCACGGAATCGGCTGCTTCCCGGCGCTCACCATGATGCCGTTGAGCAGTCCGATCTGATTGCCGAAGCCTTCCGGTCGGAAGCTGTACACGAACCGCCAGACGATCGACGCGCCGACGAACGAAACGGCCATCGGCAGGAAGATCAGCGACTTGGCGACCGCTTCACCCCGGTGGAGACGGTCGACGAGTGTGGCGAATCCGAGACCCACCCCGACGGTGAACAAAGGAATGGCGATGACCCACCCGAAGGTGTTACGGATCGACCGCAGCATCGCCGGGTCGCTGAACACGAACTTGTAGTTGTCCAGACCCACGAATGTCGAGGACGTGGCATCTTTGAAGCTCAGTATCGTCGTATTGATCGCCGGGTACACCAAGAACACGGACAGAATGACCAGCGCCGGCCCGACGAACACGTACGGGCGAACCCGTTCTTGCACCCGGTCCGAAAACCGGCTCACTGCGAAATCCATCGCCCAGAACAGCAAGAAGATCCCGCCGACACCGACGATGATCGCCACGAGCGCGAGGACCAGCTTCGGGGCGTCGCTCTTCCGAAGGAACTGAAACGTCAGCCAGAGAAGAATGAACGCCACGATCGGCACCCCGAGTGACGCGACCAGTCGAAGAACGCCGACCCAGACCGATCGTGCGGCCCGTTCGGCGACAGACGCTTCGGGTTTCATCTCCACACTCAAACGCGCTCCTCCTGACGCTCGGCCTGACTATACAGAAAGGGAGGCGGCCGCATCGGCCGCCTCCCGAATCGTCAATACCCGTTCGTCCTACGAGGACGGCCAGGAATCGTCGATGTCCTTGAGGACTTTGTCGAGCGAGCTGGGCCCGCCCTGCATGTAGTCGATCATCCCGGTCCAGAACGAGCCGGAGCCCACGACCGAAGGCATCAGGTCGGAGGCGTCGAATCGAGCACCGTCGATCTTCAAGGCGGCCACGATGGCGCCGGCCGCCGTACCGGTGATGCTGTCCTTGTAGCAGTCAGGGCCAACGTTGACGTTCGGCGAGATACGCCCTGCGTCGGTTCCACCCTGAGCACACTGCACGTCCGTTGAGATGAAGTCGTTGAGGAACTCCCGCACCTCCGGGCGATCGGCGAAGACCGCACCGAGCTCACCGGCGATGAGCGCACCCTTCTTGCCCGGGTCGATATCCGGGAACGCGAACACGTTGTAGTCTTTGCCGGCGACGAGCGTGCGCCCGTCCGCTGCATCGAAGAACTGTGTGATGAACGACGCCTGCCGGTGCATGAAGCACGACGGCGGGCTGTTGAACATCGGGTCCGGCGCGTCACGGAAGTCGATCGCGGGGATCTGTTCCGCGCCACCCAGAACGTATCCGGGGGTGAACGTCACGTCGCCGAGCAGTTCGAAGGCCCGTTTGACCTCTGGGCTCTCGAAGGGCAGCTTGTGCGTGACCCACTGGTCATACAGATCGGGACCGGCGGTCCGAAGCATGATGTCTTCGATCCAGTCGGTGCCGGTCCAACCGGTTGCCGCATCCGATCCGAAGCCGATGCACCACGGTGTGTTGCCGTCGGCGACCATCTTGTTGCTGAGAGTGATCATCTCGTCCCACGTCTTCGGCACCGTGTACCCGGCGTCGGTGAATGCCGGCTCCGGATACCACACCAGACTTTTGAGGTTCGTGTTCGTCGGGAGTCCGTAGTGCTTTCCGTTGTACTCACCGAGTGACAACAGGTACTTCCCGAACGTCGCCTCGAGCGCCGACATGTCGAACCCGAGATCTTCGAGTGCGATCGCCTTGCCGGCCTTCGCCATCTCGATAACCGAGCCCGGCTGCGGATACAAGGCAATGTCGGGCGGATTCCCACCGTCGACACGAATCTTGATCTGCTCCTCGAAGCTGTCCGAACCCTCATACGTCGCCGTGTAGTCCTTGTCGGCATTGTTGATCTTGTCGTCGATCACCGACTGGACCGCCTGTGCTTCGGTACCGCTGAAGGCCCCGAAAACATTGACCTTCGCCTTCTCTGCGGTTCCTCCGCCCCCTCCGCAAGCAACCACGATCATGGCCATGATCGCGAGCACGACCAACCATCGCACTCTCTTCATAGTCTTGTCCTTCCCTCGACATGCGGCCTTGAGGCCGTCAGCATTTCATGCTACCCGCGAGGAAGTCCTCGCGCCTCTGGGACCGGGGCCCTCAGACTCCGAGACGGTCCCGAAGATGGACGATCAACTGATCGATCGAAACCCGATCCTGCTCCATCGTGTCGCGATCGCGCACCGTGACGGCACGATCTTCGAGCGAGTCGAAGTCGAACGTGATCGCGTACGGAGTGCCGATCTCGTCGTGGCGCCGGTACCTACGACCGATCGACTGTGTGACGTCGAGTTCCAGCATGAAATGAGGACGGAGCATGTCGGCAACCTTCTCCGCTTCCGCCACGAGGTGCGGCTTCTTGGACAGCGGAAGCACGGCGACCTGATACGGGGCCAGCCTCGCGTCCAACCGCAGGACCACCCGTTTCTCTCCCCGGACCTCTTCCTCGTGGTACGCGTCCATGAGAAACGCGAACGTGGTTCTGGTCGCACCCGCCGCCGGCTCGATGACGTAGGGAAAGAACCGTTCCCCGGACTCGTCATCGAAGTAGCTGAGGTCCTGGCCACTGGCCTCGGCGTGCGCGCGCAGGTCGAAGTCGGTCCGGTTGGCGATCCCCTCGAGTTCGTCCCAACCCCACGGGTAGCGGTACTCGATGTCCGAGCATGCCGCGGCGTAGTGCGCCAACTCGTCGTGACCGTGCGGCCGCAGGCGGATGTTCTCGTCGGCCATGCCGAGATCCAGATACCAGCGGTGACGCTCACGGGACCAGTACCGATACCATTCGTCCGCCTCTTCGGGTCGGCAGAAGAACTCCATCTCCATCTGTTCGAACTCGCGAGTCCGAAACACGAACTGCCCAGGGGTGATCTCGTTGCGGAACGTCTTGCCGACCTGGGCAATGCCGAAAGGAAGTTTCATCCGTGCCGTGCGGCGCACGTTCTCGTAGTTGATGAAGATTCCCTGCGCCGTCTCCGGGCGAAGGTACACGAGACCGGCATCGCTCTCCACCGGGCCCATGAACGTCTTGAACATCAGGTTGAACTGGCGTGGCTCACCAAACGTACCCCGCCGGCCGCAATGTGGACACAGATCCTGGTCTTCGAGCTTGTCCAACCGATAGCGGGTATGACAGCTCGAACATTCGACCAGCGGGTCCGTGAATGAAGTCTCATGTCCCGAGGCGGCCCAGACTTGGCGTGCCTGAAGAATCGCCGAGTCGAGTCCGACGATGTCTCCGCGTAGCTGCACCATCGAACGCCACCACTCGTCCTTGACGTTTCGCAGCACCTGGACGCCCAGCGGGCCGTAGTCGTAGGCGGAGCGCAGACCACCGTAGATCTCCGAGGAAGGAAACACGAAGCCCCGCCGCTTTGCGAGGTTGACGATGGTGTCGAGTGTGACGGGCATGATCGGCTGCGTCCTCTGGTCGTGGCGGGAACGGGAATGATAGGCGAGACAGAGTACCCGGTACCGAGTACTTGGCACAGGGTACCGGAAAGGGAAGCGAGTCCGGCTACGCGGTCCCGAAGCGGCGCTTGCGACGTTGATACTCGGCGATCGCTGCGACCAGGTCTTCCCTGGAGAAGTCGGGCCAGAGGACTTCTGGGAACACGAACTCGGCATAGGCCGCCTGCCACAGCAGGAAGTTCGACAGGCGCATCTCGCCCGAGGTCCTGATGACGAGATCCACATCCGGCATCTCCGGCACGTAGAGCTGTCCTGCGAACGTCGACGGATCGATCCGTTCGGGATTCAACTCGCCCTGCTGAACGAGCAGCGCAAGACGTCTGGCAGCCTCGGCGATCTCCACCCTGCCGCCATAGTTGAAGGCGAACACGAGGCACATGCCATCGTTCGTTGCCGTCATTGCCGAGGTCTCCGCCATTCGAGCCCGGTTGCGCTCAGGGATGCGAGGGTCGTCCAGATCGCCGGCGAAAAAAATGCGAATCCCCTGCGCGTCGAGTTCGTCGCGCCGCCGAAGCAGAAGGTCCTCGTTGAAGAACATGAGGAACTCCACCTCGTCCTTGGATCGGGACCAGTTCTCCGTCGAGAATGTGAAGGCGCTGAGCCAGTCCACACCGAGTTCCCGTGCCGACTCGATGGTGGCAAACAGCGATGCTTCCCCCGCAGCATGCCCTGCGGTACGCGGAAGAGCGCGCTGCTCGGCCCAACGTCCGTTGCCGTCGAGGATGAGTCCGATGTGAGTCGGGATCCGACTCGAGTCGAGGTTCGGTTCACTCATGCATCACCGCCAGGGAGGACAATCTCCGCTCCAGATGGTGTTCGAGGAATCTCCTCGTGATGCCGAGCGCTTCACCGCAGAAGGCGGAGTCCTCTGGAGGAAGCCTATCGAGATCCGAAGCGGCGAGGCCTGCCAGATAGTTGGTCAGGCCAGGGCGCAGCCGGATCGTCCCACTCGGCCGGCAGGAGGTGCACACGGCCCCGCCTGCCGAAAGGCTGAACCGAAGGGGAACATCTCCTCTTCCACAACCGGCACAATGATCGAGCGCTGGAGCGAACCCGATGACATCGCTGAGCTTCAACAAGAAAGAGGTCACGAGATCGGGCCTCTCACCGCGTCGATCGAGGACCCTGAGACCTCGCTGCAGCAGCAGGAAGAGTCGGAGTGAAGGGTCGTCCTCCGTCGCAACCGCGTCCACGACCTCGACCATCGTGCCGGCCGCCAGCACCCGATCCAGATCCGCCCGAACGTTTGGGAATGCTTCGATCACGGAGACCTGGGTGATCGTGTCCAGGTTACGCCCCTCGTACAGAATCAGGTCGACGTGCGTGAATGGCTCGAGACGGCCACCAAATCGACTCTTCGTCTTGCGGATTCCCTTTGCGACCGTCCTGAGCTTGCCGTTGTTGGGGCTCAGGATGACCACGACACGGTCCGCTTCCCCGAATGCGTAGCTGCGGAGCACGATCCCTTGGTCGCTGCGAAGACCCATGGGTGAGATGGTAATGGTCGGACTGCGGGCAGCCGGCAATCAGCCGGCGGCCCGATGCCACCAGGCGTCAAAACATTCCCGACAGAGGACGGCGCGACGACTACTGACGACTGAACACTGGCAACTGATCACTTTCCGAATCCGAATCGATCCAGCATCTGAGGTTTGCGCTGCCAGTTCTTCTCGACCCTGACGCGTAAATCGAGATAGACGCGTGCTCCGAACAGCCGTTCCAACTCCGTGCGGGCCTCAGATCCTGCGTCGCGGAGCAGAAGCCCACCCTTGCCGATGACGATGCCCTTCTGGGAAGTGCGCTCGACGATGATGCGGGCGTCGACGTACACCGAACCGTCGGGACGCTGCTCGATCTCGCGAACGTCGACGACGAGTGAATGAGGAAGCTCGTCTCGGAGGCGGGCAAGGAACTTCTCTCTGATCAACTCCCCGGCGAGAAAGGACTCCGGTTGATCGGTGACGGCATCCGCCGGGTAATAGCGCGGACCCTCGGGTAGGAGTTTGCCCAACTCACTCAGGATCGACTCCAAGCCCTCTCCGTGCAGCGCACTCACCGGCACGTATGCGGCGAATCCCCATGCTGCAGCCTCGGCCAGACGTTCAGGGATCTGACCTTTCCTTGCAGCGTCGGTCTTGTTGACAACGACGATCACGGGCGATCCCGCTTTCGCAAGTCGTTCCGCGATCAGGCGATCGCCAGGACCGACCGGGGCGGTCGCGTCGATGAGAAAAACGACCGCGTCCGCCTCGGCGAGTGTTCCGTAGACGAGCCGATTGAGTCGTTCACCCAGAGCGTTGCGAGGTTTGTGAAGGCCCGGGGTGTCGACCAGGACGGCTTGGAACTCGGGCTCTTCGGTCACGGTCACGACGCCGCGCACCACGTTGCGTGTCGTCTGCGGACGAGGAGACGTGATCACCACCTTGCTCCCGACGAGCGCATTGACCAGCGTCGACTTGCCGACATTCGGTCGTCCAACGACCGCCACGAACCCCGACTTCATGTGGTTGCCGAACGGGTCACACGAACCTGGATCACCCTCCGCCCCTGCACGCTGACCACGATAAAGCGGATGCCGTGTCCCTCGAAGGCCTCCCCCTCATATGGGACCCGACCGGCGAGGTCCAAGAGCAGGCCACCGACCGTATCCCACTCGTCGTGTGGCAACTCGACATCGAGTGCATCTTCCAGGTCTTCGACAGGGAAACGGCCGTCGACGAGATAGGTGCCGCCTTCCTCTTCGACGAAGAGGCGGTCCTCCGTGTCGTATTCGTCGATGATCTCCCCGACGAGTTCCTCCAGAAGATCCTCGATGGTCACGAGACCGGCCGTCCCCCCGAACTCGTCCACTACGATCGCCATGTGCTGCTGTCGAGTCTGCATGTCCCGCAGCAGGTCGGGGATACGTTTGGTCTCGGGCACGAAGTAGACCGGCCGCATGATGCGGGTCACGGGCTCCGGACCGCCGCCGCGATCCATGATGCCCAGTAGGTCTTTGGCGTACACGAAACCGACGATGTCATCAGGGCTCTCCCCCACGACGGGAATCCTCGAGAAACCGTCCTCGATCACGATGTCGAGCGCCTTGTCCGTCGTCTCCCCCCGGTCGATCGTCACCATGTCCGGCCGAGGAATCATCACCTCGCGTACGAGCGTGTCCGAGAACTCGAGGACAGAACTGATCAGCTTCAATTCCTCCTCCTCGTCCTCGTCGGGCACATCGCCCTCTTCCGGTTCCTCGATCAGCAGGTCGCCCGTGCGCCGTCCAAGCGCGGCCACCAAGAAGAGCAATCCTGAAAAACGGTACGCGAGCGAGCCGGGATGGCCTCGACCGTAGGCTCGTGGGAGGATGTCCCCCACGAGGAGGACGACGGCCACGAGAGCGGCGAGCGCGCCGAGGAGCGCCCACCCTGTCAGGACGGTCGTGAGCGCCCACGTTGCCGGAACCGCAGACACCACCAGGATTCCTGAATGAACCATCCCGATGGACGGTTGGAGCCTCACTCGATCCTCGAGGAGATCCGCGACGGTATCGGCACCCGCCACCGACGCCGCCCCATCTCTCATGGCGTCCGCACGCGGTGTCAGCATCAACGAGACCGCGCCGGCACGGACCACGCCGGCGAGCACCAGGAACAGCAGCGATGCAATGAAACCGAGGATCACGAGCGGCCCCCGCAGCAGACGTCTGGCGCGAGGCGTCCGACACGAAGAACGAAGGAGCGAGGGCCGATCATGGCCATCGCCTTCCGGCTTTTGTCAAGAGCGCTCGTTCGCGGGCTTCCATTCGTTCTGCGTCCTCGTCACTCGTGTGGTCATAGCCGAGCAGGTGAAGGATGCCATGCACGACCATGAGCGCCAGTTCATCTTCGAATGACACCCCCAACTGGTCCGCTTGTTGCCGTACATACCGCGGAGCGATCACGACGTCCCCCAGATTCAGCGGCGGATCTCCCGGACCGGGATCCGGATACTCCCCCGGAGAGAGATGTTCGAGGGGAAACGCCAGAACATCGGTCGGTCCACTCCGTTCCATGAAGCGCTCGTTGTACTCGGTCATCTGGTCGAGACCAACGAGCATCAGCGTCACGTCGGCTTGGTTCGGAAGGCCTTCTTCTTCGAGCACGGTCGCGGCAAGCCGCCGAAGCGGCTCGGCTTCCAAGGGATCGTCTTGTTCGTCGGTCAGAAAGACGTTCATGAGGTCGCCTCGGGCACCGATGCATCAGCGTCATCCGGGAACCCCGGGTACGGAATCCGTTGGTGGTAGTAGCCGACGAGCGAATCGACGAATGCGGCCTTGACCCTCGTGAGCTCACCAAGCGTGAGGTCACTCTCGCCCAACTGCCCATCGGCGACCTTCTCCCCGACGACCTGTTCGACAACCTCCTCGATGCGGTCCGGCGTCGGGTCCTCGTCGGAGAACACCGCCCTCGCCGCACTCTCCAGGGCATCGGCCATCATGAGGATCGCCATCTCCTTCGACTGGGGCTTGTGTCCGTAATGGCGATAGTCGTCCACGTCGACGTTGTCGACGCCATAACGTTCACACGCCTTGTGATAGAAGTACCGCATGATTCCGTCACCGTGATGTGAGACGATTCCGTCCGCCACCGCCGTCGGTATCCGATAACGTTTCGCCAACTCGACTCCCTTGGAGACGTGGTCGCGAATGATCGCGGCAGACTCCTCCGGCGGAAGACTGTCGTGCGGGTTGGAGATGCCGAACTGGTTCTCGATGAAGAACTGGGGATTCTGTGTCTTGCCGAGGTCGTGATAGTACGCGGCTGCCCTCGCGAGCAGGTTGTTGGCGCCGATCGCCCTGGCGGCCCTGTCGGCGAGCGTCCCGACCATCAACGAGTGGTTGAACGTGCCCCGGGCCTCCTCCTCCATCATCTGGAGTGCCGGATGGTTGCGATCGGTCAGGTCCAGCAGTCGAAGCGTCGTCGTCACGTCGAACATGATCTCGAGGAACGAAACGGCGGCCACACCGATCAGCCCGGATAGGAACAGGCCGTTTGCGAACCCGTACAATCCCGCTGCGATCGCACCGTCCCACCCGTTGAAGAACCATGCGATTCCTCCGGCCATGGGGAACATCACCAGCGCGGTGTACACGATCGCCTTGCGCAGGTCTCCTCTCGCGGAAATGGATGAGACGAA from the bacterium BMS3Abin02 genome contains:
- the lacF_1 gene encoding lactose transport system permease protein LacF; this translates as MSVEMKPEASVAERAARSVWVGVLRLVASLGVPIVAFILLWLTFQFLRKSDAPKLVLALVAIIVGVGGIFLLFWAMDFAVSRFSDRVQERVRPYVFVGPALVILSVFLVYPAINTTILSFKDATSSTFVGLDNYKFVFSDPAMLRSIRNTFGWVIAIPLFTVGVGLGFATLVDRLHRGEAVAKSLIFLPMAVSFVGASIVWRFVYSFRPEGFGNQIGLLNGIMVSAGKQPIPWLQEQPWNNLLLMVVMVWLQTGFAMVILSAGIKAVPDEILEAARIDGAREFQVFWRVIVPSIMSTIVVVTTTMFINAMKIFDIIWVMTNGQNGTEVIAERMLRWFFKFGDNGKGAAIAVVLFVAVIPIMVLNVKRFKAEEAIR
- the araQ_1 gene encoding L-arabinose transport system permease protein AraQ; this encodes MTTATARLNRTPGFFRRLFERMPSKLTIIIITLLWMIPTVGLLISSFRNPNLVRTSGWWTVLPHLFDKAQWTLANYKDVLASEGFGNAFLNSLAVSIPATVIPITIAAFAAYAFAWMDFKGRQWLFVAVVGLMVVPLQMALIPILSLYSRGGHFMGVTIFPNLRLTGTYMAVWLAHTGFGLPLAVYLLRNYIGSLPSSTIESAKIDGANHFTIFWRLIIPLSVPALASFAIFQFLWVWNDFLVALVFLGGTQDVRVITQALAELNGTRGEAWELLTSGAFITMILPLTVFFSLQRYFVRGLTAGSVKG
- the mshA_1 gene encoding D-inositol-3-phosphate glycosyltransferase, which gives rise to MRPHGAGPNDRFVRKEDLWSLLGSDWVPSILAFCGVDLPDVFAAHCGDGISSVHVRSNTGIPYTFTAHSLGAQERDGLLAAGESVNEDCDHFARHLEAERVAMNDARVVITSNDQERSLQYGHPAYDGAIDPSDDRRFAVVPPGVDQSVFCPGSVDETASRRIRAFPERDPEASRTELPAVVSSSRLDPKKNHRVLVDAFGHNRELRSHANPLFIAGAIKDPLRDDGSASPAGRPARPPRLA
- the dnaG gene encoding DNA primase, producing MRMPAIVRSRGRSSLFPSARHRFTLAVMAYQRTDIERVRSSVNIVDLLEAVTTVKRTGRSYKAICPFHQEKTPSLSIDVAQGLYHCFGCGAGGDIFRFVQETQGLDFSEAVEYLAAQAGITLHRDPQAARRKGEREALVDAVRIAVSFYNERLRSGVDAGRARAYLRGRGYDGDVIDRFQIGYAPEQWSALIDHLRDRKVSEKVMVGAGLAARTSKGRLRDWFRNRVMFPIFDLRGDPVGFGARLLEGTGPKYLNSPETRIYRKARLLYGLNWAKGDISRSGFSVIVEGYTDVMGMHQAGIPQAVATCGTALGEDHFDVLRRFADRVVLAFDADQAGVGAAIRGDELRTPVQLDLDVRVAIMPEGRDPADMVQDGRVDELREAIEQSRPLLQFRIERELSGYNLDEPEARARAIRSIVGLLARQPDSLVRREYARFLARKAGSEFAPVLSAVEEAFAGGRSKPVKERPPARRSGIEKAERQLLRALAVNHPGLEGLEIDRELFGGEEHRDAYDLLQKALAGLPPGMRPELGAVVGERNDRIGQMVRALIVDEQPLEDPAALVRRLGIGRLDAQVAELRRRLEQIDPGSEPQTHSTLFGELIGLEREKREMGKRN
- the mfpsA_1 gene encoding mannosylfructose-phosphate synthase; its protein translation is MREAIASYRLGGIVSGFAINGRLSLATAYRLFTARKSVFALTALYEPFGLAPLEAASTGLPVVVTRNGGPVESLRDEHTQYGILVDPSDPDDVASGLLRALDQRHHFARAGPRASIRSHGAQPGMVRSQELTILRFRSVNRSATPTAKSGRSGPASKPASVTVLKSTNT